In one window of Gossypium hirsutum isolate 1008001.06 chromosome A01, Gossypium_hirsutum_v2.1, whole genome shotgun sequence DNA:
- the LOC107957975 gene encoding exocyst complex component EXO70H1: MPRKGMRSLCFSPRTPSFSTSRQSTTSDSTASTTNRRRFSQSMIEQTIDAAATIIMKWDADTSAYAKVTSLFYESKREALQFIRSVNELQKTMHLLVSDQDSGSEKLVRAQILMQTAMKRLQKEFYQILSMNRAHLDPESVSTRSSRTSARSSTSDFDDDDEIRTAGDSISEIEEVSSMAMSDLKLIADCMIASGYAKECMHVYKIIRKSIIDEGVYKLGIEKLSSSQVNKMEWDVLDLKIKNWLEAEKISMRTLFTGERILCDQVFATSDLIKESCFTEISKEAAILLFGFPELVAKTKKSSPEKMFRVLDMYSAISEDWKEIETIFSFESTSTVRLQALDSLVRLSESVRSLLMDFESTIQKDSSKTMIPGGGLHPLTNSSMNYLTLLADYSNILTDIISDWPPPAKSTLPASFLFGPDSEDSTAPAISVRFAWLILVLLCKLDGKAKHYKDVSLSYLFLANNLQHVISRVRTSNLQYILGEEWITKHKAKVKQFTSNYEPLAWGEVFASLPDNPTAPITAGKAKDCFRKFNASFENAYWKQRSCIVPDSELREEIKASIATKLVTLYRDFYNTQISTVGDERSARLFVRFSPEDIGNYLSDLFYGTVSSGSSSTSSSVSSHHRRQMLRSPLRV, from the coding sequence ATGCCGAGAAAAGGAATGAGGAGCCTTTGTTTTAGTCCCAGAACGCCGTCGTTTTCCACCTCTCGTCAATCCACCACATCGGATTCTACGGCCAGTACCACTAACCGCCGGAGATTTTCACAATCCATGATCGAGCAAACGATCGACGCCGCAGCTACAATCATCATGAAATGGGATGCTGATACGTCGGCTTACGCTAAAGTCACTTCTCTTTTCTACGAAAGCAAAAGAGAAGCCTTACAGTTCATAAGATCTGTTAACGAGTTACAAAAAACAATGCATTTGTTGGTTTCTGATCAAGATTCCGGTTCGGAAAAACTCGTTCGAGCTCAAATTTTGATGCAAACAGCGATGAAGAGGCTTCAAAAAGAGTTTTACCAGATTTTATCGATGAACCGGGCTCATTTGGATCCAGAATCGGTTTCTACAAGGTCGTCACGGACCTCCGCGAGATCTAGTACGTCGGATTTTGATGACGATGATGAGATCCGAACCGCAGGTGATTCTATCTCTGAAATAGAAGAAGTTTCTTCTATGGCCATGTCGGATTTGAAACTGATAGCTGATTGCATGATTGCTTCTGGTTACGCTAAAGAATGCATGCATGTTTATAAAATAATTCGAAAATCGATTATCGATGAAGGTGTTTATAAGCTGGGAATCGAGAAATTGAGTTCGTCTCAGGTTAACAAAATGGAATGGGATGTACTTGATTTAAAAATCAAGAACTGGTTAGAAGCTGAGAAGATTTCAATGAGAACGCTTTTCACCGGAGAAAGAATCCTCTGCGATCAGGTCTTTGCTACGTCCGATCTCATCAAAGAATCTTGTTTCACGGAGATTTCAAAAGAAGCAGCGATTCTTTTGTTTGGATTCCCGGAGCTAGTCGCCAAGACGAAAAAATCTTCGCCGGAGAAAATGTTCCGTGTTCTCGACATGTACTCGGCGATTTCAGAAGACTGGAAAGAGATCGAAACGATCTTTTCATTCGAATCCACTTCAACCGTTCGATTACAAGCTCTCGACTCGCTGGTTCGACTCAGTGAGTCCGTTCGTTCGTTGTTGATGGACTTTGAATCGACAATCCAAAAGGATTCATCCAAAACGATGATTCCAGGTGGCGGTTTACATCCACTAACGAACTCCTCGATGAATTACCTCACTCTCCTCGCCGATTACAGCAACATCCTCACCGACATTATCTCGGACTGGCCACCACCGGCGAAATCAACATTACCGGCTTCTTTCTTATTCGGTCCAGACTCCGAAGATTCAACGGCGCCGGCGATTTCCGTCCGCTTTGCTTGGCTCATCCTCGTCTTACTCTGCAAACTCGACGGTAAAGCAAAGCATTACAAAGACGTTTCCTTATCATACCTCTTCTTAGCCAACAATCTCCAGCACGTAATCTCCAGAGTCCGTACATCGAATCTCCAGTACATACTCGGCGAAGAATGGATCACTAAACACAAGGCTAAGGTGAAACAATTCACATCAAATTACGAGCCGTTAGCGTGGGGTGAAGTGTTCGCCTCGTTGCCGGACAATCCAACGGCTCCGATAACGGCGGGTAAAGCCAAAGACTGTTTCAGAAAATTCAATGCAAGCTTTGAAAATGCGTATTGGAAGCAACGTTCTTGTATCGTCCCGGATTCAGAACTGCGAGAAGAGATCAAAGCTTCCATCGCAACAAAACTGGTGACATTATATCGAGACTTTTATAATACGCAGATATCAACGGTCGGAGATGAAAGGAGTGCAAGATTATTTGTTAGGTTTTCACCCGAAGATATCGGGAATTACTTATCGGATTTGTTCTATGGGACGGTGAGTTCCGGCAGTTCATCGACGTCGTCTTCGGTATCATCTCATCACCGCCGGCAAATGCTGCGGTCGCCGTTAAGAGTGTAA
- the LOC107957976 gene encoding UDP-glucuronic acid decarboxylase 1-like, whose translation MKQLHKQSSINHRRDEEILIPQTPPYSPKSLKHPRSLPRSINYLFKEQRLLFIFIGILIGSTFFILQPTLSRLGPTETHPSVPKSFSNNVVSHTQEFSVSNQNPIHGKMGRVPVGIGRRRMRIVVTGGAGFVGSHLVDKLIGRGDEVIVIDNFFTGRKENVVHLFGNPRFELIRHDVVEPILLEVDQIYHLACPASPVHYKYNPVKTIKTNVMGTLNMLGLAKRVGARFLLTSTSEVYGDPLQHPQKETYWGNVNPIGERSCYDEGKRTAETLTMDYHRGDGVEVRIARIFNTYGPRMCLDDGRVVSNFVAQAIRKQPMTVYGDGKQTRSFQYVSDLVDGLVALMEGEHIGPFNLGNPGEFTMLELAEVVKDTIDPSATIEYKPNTADDPHMRKPDISKAKELLNWEPKIPLREGLPLMVNDFRNRILNEDEGKGA comes from the exons ATGAAACAGTTACACAAGCAATCAAGCATTAACCATAGGCGAGATGAAGAGATCTTAATACCTCAAACACCTCCTTACTCACCCAAATCCTTAAAACACCCCAGATCTCTCCCTAGATCCATTAACTATCTCTTCAAAGAACAACGCCTTTTGTTCATCTTCATCGGCATTTTAATCGGTTCTACTTTCTTCATCCTCCAACCAACTCTCTCTCGTTTAGGCCCAACCGAGACTCACCCTTCGGTCCCCAAATCTTTCTCTAACAACGTCGTTTCCCACACCCAAGAGTTTTCCGTTTCCAATCAGAATCCTATTCATGGCAAAATGGGTCGTGTTCCCGTCGGGATCGGTCGACGGAGGATGAGGATCGTCGTCACCGGTGGTGCTGGGTTTGTCGGTAGTCACCTCGTTGATAAGCTAATTGGAAGAGGCGATGAAGTGATTGTTATCGATAATTTCTTCACTGGGAGGAAAGAAAACGTGGTCCATCTTTTTGGGAATCCGAGGTTCGAATTGATTCGACATGACGTCGTTGAACCGATTCTCTTGGAAGTAGATCAGATCTATCATTTAGCTTGCCCTGCTTCACCGGTTCATTATAAATATAATCCCGTTAAGACCATC AAGACAAATGTGATGGGTACTCTTAACATGTTGGGGCTTGCAAAGAGAGTTGGGGCCAGGTTTTTGCTTACGAGCACGAGTGAGGTTTACGGTGATCCCCTTCAGCATCCTCAGAAAGAAACCTATTGGGGAAATGTTAATCCGATCG GTGAGAGGAGTTGCTACGATGAAGGAAAAAGGACTGCTGAAACCTTAACCATGGATTATCATCGAGGTGACGGTGTTGAG GTGCGAATTGCTCGTATTTTCAATACTTATGGCCCTCGCATGTGCTTGGATGATGGACGTGTTGTTAGCAATTTTGTTGCTCAG GCCATTCGGAAGCAACCGATGACTGTTTATGGTGATGGAAAACAAACACGAAGCTTCCAATATGTTTCTGATTTG GTTGATGGACTCGTTGCTTTAATGGAAGGTGAGCACATAGGACCTTTTAATCTCGGCAACCCGGGAGAATTCACCATGCTCGAATTAGCGGAG GTCGTCAAAGACACGATTGATCCAAGTGCAACGATAGAATATAAACCAAACACCGCGGACGATCCACATATGAGGAAACCGGACATCAGCAAAGCAAAGGAGCTGCTGAACTGGGAGCCGAAAATACCCCTAAGAGAAGGGTTACCCCTTATGGTGAACGATTTCCGGAATCGTATTTTGAATGAAGATGAAGGAAAGGGAGCTTAA